CTTGGGGCCACGTGCGGCGCGCGATCTTGAAGCGCGTCCGGCCGATCTACGTGCGGCGCATGGCGGCGCTGCGCCGCGGCGACCCGACCGGTGCGCCGCATGAACTGCTCGACCCTCGCGATCTCAAATTCTGCCGCAATCAATGCACGGCCCATTGGGCTCCGGAAGACGATCGGTTCGCGTGGCGCGACCGGCTGCCGTTCGCCCGCTGGGGCTTGGCGGAACTGGTGCTGATGGGCGTGCCGCTCACGTTGCTGACCATCGGCCTGGCGCTGTCGCCGTATTGGTATCTCGCGATCGCCGTCGGAGTCGTTCTCGGTTGGGTCATCTCGTTCTTTCGCGATCCGTCGCGCGTCGTGCCCGTCGGGCCGGGCCTCGTCGTCGCGCCGGCTGATGGGACGATCGCCGAAATCACGCGACTCGATCACGACCCGTTCATCGGCGGTCCGGCCGTGCGGATCGGCATCTTCTTGTCGATCTTCAACGTCCACTTGAATCGGAGTCCGATCGATGCGCGGGTCGCGCGGCTCCGTTATCATCCCGGCAAGTTCTTGAACGCGCTCAATCCCGAGAGCGCGATCTTGAACGAGAACATGGTCATCGGGCTCGAAGAGACCACGGCTCCTTATCGGAAGCTGGTCGTGCGACAGATCGCCGGGTTGTTTGCGCGGAAGATCGTCTGCGATTTGAAGCCGGGGCAAGAAGTGCGCCGCGGCGAACGGTTCGGCATGATCAAGCTCGGCTCGCGCACCGAGATCATCTTGCCGGACGAAGCAGGGCTGGAGATCACGGTGAAAGTCGGCGACAAAGTGCAAGCGGGAAGCACGCTGTTCGCGAAGTTACCGAAAAGTTCTTAGTGCGTAGTTCTTAGTGCGTAGTTTTCCACCGGGCGGGCTCCGACCCCTGACCCCTGACCCCTGACCCCTGACCCCTGACCCCTGACCCCTGGCTCCCCGATGCATCGCATTCGCGCCGTCGCCGTGTTGCCGACGTTGTTTACGCTCGGCAATCTGATCTGTGGCTTCTTTGCGATCGTCGCGGCCGCACGTGTCGAAGCGCCGACCTCGGCCGAAACTCCGACGACGCAAGCCATCCAAAGCGTCGGGCCGATGCAGATGATGACCGAGTGGCGTAAGGAAGACCCGGTACACAATTGCATGCTCGCCGGTTGGCTCATCTTCTTGGCGATGGTGTTCGACGCGCTCGACGGCCACGTCGCCCGCTTGGCGAAGGTGACGAGCGACTTCGGCGCGCAGCTCGATAGCTTGTGCGATGCGGTGACGTTCGGCGTTGCGCCGGCGTTTTTATTAGTGAAGATGTGTCCCGGCTTTACGTTCAACCACAGCAAACTCATTTGGATCATCGCGGCGGCATATGCCTGCTGCGCCGCGCTGCGCTTAGCGCGGTTCAACGTGGAATCCGACGACGACGACGACCACATGAACTTCAGCGGATTGCCTTCGCCGGCGGCGGCTTCGGTGCCCGCTGCGTTTGCGATTCTCTTCTATACGCTTCGACTCGATACGACGACGTGGGAACACGTACCCCGCATCGACACGATCTTGCAAACGACGCTGCCGTTTCTCGCCTTGATCGTGGCGCTGCTGATGGTCTCGCGCATTCCCTATCCGCATCTGATGAACCAAGTGTTCCGCGGCCAACGGAGCTTCGGCCACGTCATCGGCGTCGTGTTCGCGCTGGCTGCGGTAATGGTGTTGCCGGGCTACATGCTGCCGCTCGTCTGCGTCGGGTTCGCGCTGAGCGGGCCGGTGCGCTATGCGTATCAAGAACTGATGCAGCGGAAACCGCACGACGAGCCGCTGTTTTAAAGGCCGCTGTTTTAAGAACGGCAGAGATAAAAAAACAGCCGCGGAACTTACGCTCCGCGGCTGTTGAGTTGTTGAGTGAATCGGTAAGTCGAAGTTCTTTCGTCGAACCTCTTACTACGGCGCGGCAGGCTTTTCGCTTGCGACGGGCTTTTCGGTCGTGGTCGGCTTCGCTTCGGTGGCGGGCTTCCCTTCCACGGTCGCGGTCTTCATCGGTCGTTTGGCATTCGCCGCGGCCTCTAAGCGGAGAAACTTAAGCTTGCTCACTTGATCCGCCGTCAGGACTCCTTCGATCTCTTGGTCGCGCTGAGCTTGGATCTCTTTGATCTTCGCCGCCAGCGGAGCGATCTCGGTTTGGTAGCGATCTTGAATGATGTAGATTTTTTCTTTTTGATCCGGATCCACGATCTTCGCGAAATGGGCGGGCAATGGTCCGCGACGTTCTTCTACTTTCTTCACCTTCTTCTCGGTCCCTTCCTTGGCCGGCTTCTCTGCGGTTTTTTCCGTTCCCTTTTCAATACTCTTTTCCGTTGCGCCGGCTTCCGGTTTCGCGGCGGGCTTTTCATCTGCGGCGCGGGCCGCAGGCGAGGCGGCGATCAACGCGGCGCAGGTTAGGGAAGCGAGCATCCGTCGAGCAAACGCGAGAGGCAGGTTCATCGAATCCCCCGGATCAAAAAAAGCATGGTGATAGATAACAGAGACTGCCGAGAAGGGAGTTTTCGCCTCTCGAGCGAGTCGCAAAGCGTCCCCGCATTTTAATTGTCATGGTGGTGGAAGCTAGCTCTCGCGAGGGGGTTATTTGAAGAATTCGGAGCGTTGATTACCAAGGAGCGCAGATAGTGTATTTGCTCTGCTTCCTATCGAACACTGCTCCGCCAACGAGCCTCTCCACCAAGGCTCGCAGCCTCGCGAAGCAGGCCGTACGGCGATGTCTAAGTATCAGCAATTGCAATACTTACCGTCGGCTGCCGAGAGCCTAGTTCGGCCACTTGACGTCGCTCGCTCGAACCGGATACTCAACGGTTCGCTCGTACCCTTTTGATATCGCGAGGAACACAGATTATGCGTCGTGCGAAAATTACGATCGTCGGAGCCGGCAACGTCGGCGCGACTACCGCTCATTGGTGCGCCGCGGCTGAGCTGGGCGACATCGTCTTGCTCGATATCCCGATGACCGAAGGGATGCCGAAAGGAAAAGCGCTCGATCTGATGCAAGCCTCGCCGATCGTCGGCTTCGATTCGAACATCGTCGGCACGACTTCCTACGACGACACGCGCGACAGCGACGTCGTCGTCATCACGGCCGGCATCGCGCGGAAGCCGGGCATGAGCCGCGACGACCTCCTCGGCACCAACGCGAAGATCGTCGGCTCCGTAGCCGCGGAAATCAAGCAGTCGAGCCCGAACGCGGTCGTGATCGTCGTGAGCAACCCGCTCGACGCGATGGTGCAACGCGCCTTCCAAGTGACGGGCTTCGCGCCGTCGAAGGTGATCGGTCAGGCCGGCGTGTTGGACACGGCCCGCTACCGCACGTTCTTGGCGATGGAACTCGGCGTGAGCGTGGAAGACATTCAAGCCATGTTGCTCGGCGGCCACGGCGACACGATGGTGCCGGTGCCGAGTTGCACGTCGGTCGGCGGTATTCCGATCTCGCAATTCATCAAGCCGGAACGCTTGGCCGAGATCGTGCAACGGGCACGCGTCGGCGGTGCGGAGATCGTCGGCCTGTTGAAGACCGGCAGCGCGTACTACGCCCCGGCTGCAGCCGTAACGCAGATGGTCGAAGCGATCGTGCGCGATAAGAAGCGGCTGATTCCGGTCGCCGCATATTGCGACAAGGAATACGGCGTCGGCGGCTACTACGTCGGCGTGCCGGTCATTCTCGGTTCGGGCGGGGTCGAGAAAATCATCGAGCTCAACCTGACCGAACAGGAGCGAGGCGATTTCCGTAAGAGTATCGACGCAGTCAAGGAACTCGTCGGCGCGATGGCAAAGTTGACCGGTTAGCAGTTGACGGGTTAATCGCCTCGGGCGCTTTCGTGCTTCGATTTTTTAAGTAGTTTGTTTGATAAGTGAATCGTGTGGCCGTAGGCCTGAGTTGCCTCGGTGTGGATCTAGTTCGCCGGCGATGCCGGCGAACGATCGCGGAATCGGAGCTTGCACGTCCTTCTCGGCGCTCGTCGCCGTTGACATGCCGCTCCGCTTCCGACTATTGTCCCCAACGACGTTCAAGAGGCGCGTCGTCGTGGTTGCCGGGAGGGCAAATCGCTCGGCGTCGAATCCCGATTCGATGCGGTAGTTTGCTTGGTCTTCGTCTCTTCACCGCGCGGAACATCCCTGATGAATCGTATCGACATGCTCGGCGACCGGACGCGGCGCGATGCCCCTTCGGCCGATTTCGCCGCCGAATTGGCTGCCGATCTTGCCGGCGACTTCGGCGCCGCTCGAGCCGTGCAAGCCGGGGGCGACGGTCTTTCGACCCTCTTCGGGCCCGTGCATTACGAGACGAACTACGCCTATCCGCTACTGGTGTGGATGCACGGTCGCGGACAAACCGAACGGCAACTCGTGAAGGTGATGCCGCTCATTAGTTTGCGTAACTACGTGGCCGTAGCGCCGCGCGGAACGGTTCGCACGGAAGAAGTTCGCCGTGTCGCCGGACCCGCCTCGACGGGCCGTCCGTCGTTCACCTGGTCGCAACGTCCGGAAGCGGTCGACGTCGCGATTCAACGTATTTTCTCCGCGGTCGATGAAGCGCGCGAGCAGTACCACATTGCGCGGCATCGGATTTTTCTGGCCGGTGTCGATGCCGGCGGCACGATGGCTTGGCGCGCAGCGCTCGCGCATCCCGATCGCTTTGCCGGCGCGATCTCGTTCGGCGGCCCGTTTCCCGAAGGGCGTTCGCCGCTGTCGCGGCTGCTCGAAGCACGCCGGTTGCCGTTGTTCCTCGCGCATGGTCGCGACGACGCGTCGTTCTCCGAAGCACGCGTAAGCGAACAGCTGCGCTTGTTCCACTCGGCGGGGCTGCAAGTCTCGATGCGTCAATATCCGTGCGGCGCTCAGCTTGCGCCGCAGATGCTGACGGATATCGATCGTTGGATGATGGACGTCGTCACCGGCGCAACGACCTGCGTCGACTAGCACGCGCGGCCTGCGCGCTACGGCAACTTGCCGGCACCTCGTTGCATAAGCTAGGCAACCCGGCAGCTCACGGCCGGATCTTGAAGCAATCTTGACGCTTTGCGGCGCTTTCGAGTACAAGTCGCCGCCTTTCTCCCGTTCCCCCGAAGCTCACGTCGTTGCGCCGTCGCCGTTTCGCGCGTCGCTTCGATGAGTCGCGTCACGTCTTGTTTCATTTCTCGTTTCGTTCGCGCCGAGTTGCGCAGCCTCTGCGGCTGCGTAATACGTCGCCTTGTATTTCTCGATCGACATCGTCATGGCGAAAGCGGAAAAAGCCGCCGAAGCAGCAGCTAAGCCGTCGCTCGCCGATCGCTTGCGCGCCGTGCGTCGGTTGCCGCATTGGGTCCGTGCGAACGGCATCAAAGCGGCCGTGATCTTTTCCGTCGCGTTCTCCGTGATGGGAGCGATGCTCTTCGGTTGGGCCGTGATGAGCGCCAAGTCGCGCCAAGAACGAATCGAGGCCGCTTACACGCCGAGCGACGCTTTCGAAGCGCTCGATGCGGGCGATCTACCGAAAGCCTTACACATCGCGCAGCTCGCTCAACGCAACGGCAATCTCTCGACCGACGATGCGGGCGGACCCGCTTTCATCTTCGGCGTCGCCGCGCTGCATCGGGCCGACACGCCTCTGATCGTACAACAGCGCCGCGCGCATCAAATCGCCGCGCATTGGTTCGAAGAAGCTTATCGCCGCGGACTTCCCGAAGGCCGCGAGGCGCAAGGGCTGTACTATACCGGCAAGAGTTTTTATCTCGCGGAGCGGTATGCCGAAGCGGTGCCGATCTTGCAAAAGGCGCTGCTCGCCGATGCGAAGACGGCGGTCGAGTTGCGCCGGTATCTCGCGCGCTCGTTGTTTCTGAAAGCCGAGCCGAACGTCGCTGCGGCGCTCGAAGAGATCGATCGCTATCTCGCCGAAAAAGAGCCCGACCAACACGATCGCCGAGTCGCGACGCTCGAGCGCGCCGAAATGCTGCTCCGTCTCGGTCGGCTCGACGATGCTCGCGCAGCCGTGGCTACCATTCCCGCCGACATCAAGCTCGCTGCGGAAGCGTCGCTTTTAGAGGCTCGCATCGTGTTTCAGCAAGCTCGGCTCGCGATGTTGCCGAAGTCGGACGAAACGAAACTTTCTCCGTCGTCGGTTCTGGCGTCGCCTGCCGCTTCGCCGGAAGTGCAAACGCAGCTCAACTCGGCCGTCGTGCTGTTGGAGAAGGCGAAGAAGCTCGACAGCATGTCGACCGTCGTCACGACGCAAGCGTGCTACGTGCTCGGCTTGGTCTACGACGCGCTCGGCAAAGTCGATGAGGCTGCGGAGCAGTTTCATCAAGCCTATCGTCGCGCCGTCGATTCGCCGGAAGGTTTCGCCGCGCGCATCCAATCGGCTCATCTCTTGCGTCGTCGCGACAAGTCCGACGACTCGGTCGTGCTTTATGACGAAGTGCTTAAGGAAATGGGGCCTGAGAATCGTTATTCGAATCGCTGGCTGCCGTTTCCCGAATTGAAAAGTCGGATGCTGGCTTCGTACCAAGATTTTTTTCAGCGCAAGCAATACGTCGCCGCTGCGAAACTCGCCGACTTGCTGCCGCGCTTGCTCGACGAAGACTTGGCCGTGCAACTCGCGGCCGATGCCCATGCGGCGCGGGCCCGACAACTCATGGCCGGCGACGGTGGTCCGCCGCTCGATGCGCGGCATCCGCCCGAAGCGGTGCGCGAGCTTTATCGCCTGGCCGCGAAGCTGCACGAGCGCTTGGCCGTGTTGCACTTCTCGACGCGCGACTATCCCGAACAAATCTGGGCTTCGTCGAAGTACTATCTCTTAGGTCGCGACTACGACAACGCCGCGCGCCAGTTGCGCAAGTATCTCGAAGTCGATTCGCGCATCCATCAAGCCTCGGCTTTGGTCGGGCTCGCGGAAGTGATGCTCACCAAAGAACGACACGCGGAAGCGATCGTCTTGCTGAAGCAATGTTTGGAAGCCCATCCGCGCGATCCGGCCGTGTTTCGCGCGCGGTTGTTGTTGTCCGACGTCTACGGCGAGATGAATCAATGGGACAAAGCCGAGAAGTCGCTACTGGAAAACTTGGAATCGAACGCGCTCACTCCGAGCGGCGAGGAATGGCGGCGTTCGTTGTTCGCGCTCGGGCACATGCTCTTCGATCTCGCGCGATACGACGAAGCGGCCGGTCGGCTCGATGAAGCGGTCGAGCGTTACCCCGAAGATCCCGAGACGTGCGACGCGCGCTACTGCGCGGCCGAGTCGCATCGGCGGATCGCGCAACGGGTCGAATCGGAAATCCCGACCGATGCGCTGCCGATCGAGCGCGCGAAGTTCAGCCGTGTCGCCGAGGTCGAGTTTCGCAAGGCGCTCGAGCATTTCGAGCAAACGATTCAGATGGCGCGCACGCCCGGACCGAGCTACTTCGACGAAGTCGGACGGTTGGCGATGCTGCGCAACGCACTGTTCGCTCGCGGTTCCGTGTTGCATTCGCTCGCGCGTTACGACGATTCGATTCGCGCCTATCAAACCGCGGTGGCGGCGTTTCCGCAATCGCCGGCCGTGTTAGATGCTTATCTCCAGATGGCCGATTGCCATCGTCGGATGCGGCGCGCGAACGAAGCGCGCGGCACGATCGAGCAAGCGAAACTCATGCTCGAACGGATTCCCAAAGATGCTCGGTTCGATACCGTTTCCAACTACGGCCGCGAAGAATGGACCCGACTTCTCAACTCCCTCGGCTCGCTTTGATTCTTAAGCGGCCCGCTCCGGCCGAACCCTGACGAATAGCCTATGACGACTTCCTCCACTTCGCTGCTGATCGACTTGATCGGTCGTAAACACGACTGCTTGGTCGCGCTGCGCGATCTCGGCCTGCGGCAGCGCGAGCTGATCGATGCCGGCGACATGACGCAACTGCTCGGCGTGTTGGCGGAGAAGCAACGAACGATCGTGCAGTTGCAGACGCTCGAACAAGATCTCAACCCGTTTCGCGCCGACGACCCGGAGCGCCGCGCTTGGTCGAGCGAAGCGGAACGCGTGCGCTGCGCGTCGCTCGCGGAGCGCTCGGCTCGCTTGCTCGCTGAAATTCTCGAAAGTGAAAAACGCTCCGAAGACGTGCTCCGTCGCCGACGCGACGACACGGCCGAGCAACTCGCCGCGGCCCAAGTAAGCGGCACGGCGCGCGGTGCGTATGCCGAAGCCGATCGTTATCAGCCCTCCTCGCTTGATCTCTCTACCGAATATTGACGAGGCACCTATGTCCGACCATTTCATTCGCGCCGATGGGGCTCATCGTTCGGATTCGTACGCGCAATCATCCGAGTCGGCAGCGCAGCACGAAGGTGCGCCGAGCGGCGAAGGCCCTGCGACGATCGAGCTGCTGAACTTGCAGACGGTCATGTCGGCTTGGCAAGACGCGACGAGCCGGCTCGAGCAGACGCACGCGGCGCTCCGTTCCGAAGTCTCGCGGCTCTCGCATGAGTTGGCCGTGAAAAATCGGGAGCTGGCCCGCAAGAATCGACTCGCCGATCTCGGCCAGATCGCTTCGCACGTCGCGCATGAAGTGCGAAACAACCTTGTGCCGGTCTCGCTCTATGCAGGCCTGCTCCGACGGCGCTTGAGCGACGATCCGGGGAGCGCCGAAGTGTTGGAAAAGATCCAAGCCGGACTCACCGCGCTCGATGCGATGGTCCACGATATGCTCAACTTCACGGCCGATAAAGAGCCGACGCTCGGCATCGTCGGCGTTCGGGCATTGGTGGAAGAAGTCCTCGCGTCGCTCCGTCCGCAGTTCGCCGCGCAAGGGATCGCGCTACGGCTCGACGTCGCAACGTCGACCATCGTCGCGGCCGATCGCGAAGCGCTGCGGCGTGCGGTGCTCAATCTAGTGCTTAACGCTCTCGATGCCATGCCGCACGGCGGCGAGCTCGCCGTCACCGGGGTCGACTGCCGCAACGGGGTCGAGTTGGAGATCGCCGATTCCGGGCCCGGCTTGAGCGACGAAGCACGTCGACGCGCCTTCGAGCCGTTCTTCACGACGAAGGCGAGCGGCATCGGCCTGGGCCTCGCGATCGTGTATCGACTGGTCGAATCGCACGGCGGCAACGTCACGGCCTGCAACTGTCCGGAAGGAGGCGCAGCGTTCACGATCCGTCTTCCGCGCCGCGCGCAGGCTCAGGAGGCCGCAGCATGAATCTTCGTAGCACCTTGAAAGTTCACGATGAGAAGTCGACAGCGCCAGGCCGAGTGCTCGTCGTCGACGACCATCAGCAAGCCCGCGAGTCGGTTGCGTTCACGCTTCGTCAGTCGGGCTATGCCGTGCAATGTTGCTCGAGCGCCGTCGAAGCGTTGAAGCGGCAAGAGCGCGAGCAGTTCGACGTCGTCGTCACCGATTTGAAGATGCCCGGCATGACCGGCTTGGAGTTTCTGGCGGAGTTGAAGCGTCGTAAGGCGCCGCTCGAAGTCATTCTCGTCACGGCCTATGCGACCGTCGCGACGGCCGTCGAAGCGATGCGCCAAGGAGCGTTCGACTTCTTGGAGAAGCCGTTCAACGTCGAGGCACTCGAAGACCTCGTCGGCCGCGCGATGCGGCATCGCACCGTGGCCGCTGCAGGGCTCGCGCTCGCAACCGTCGACGATGCCGCGGGGCCGGTCATGATCGGATCGAGCCCGCAAATGCAAGCGCTCCGGATGCGTATCGCTCGGGCTGCGCCGACGAACGAAACCGTCTTAATCACCGGAGAAAGCGGCACCGGCAAGGAGCTCGTCGCAGGCACGGTGCATGCCTTGGGGAGTCGCGCGACGAAGCCGCTGGTGAGTTTGAATTGCCCAGCGCTTTCATCGCACTTGATGGAAAGCGAGCTCTTCGGCCATGAACGAGGCGCCTTTACCGGCGCCGAGACACGCAGATCGGGCCGTTTCGAAGCGGCGCACATGGGTTCCATTCTGCTCGACGAAATCACGGAGCTCGAGCTCCCGCTGCAAGCCAAGCTGCTCCGCGTATTGCAAGAGCGGCGGTTCGAGCGCGTCGGCTCCAGCGAAACGATCGACGTCGATGTGCGTGTGCTGGCGACGACGAATCGCGATCTACGGCGCGAAACGGCCGAAGGTCGTTTTCGCGAAGATCTTTATTATCGTTTGGCGGTGATTCCGTTGCATGTCCCTGCGCTCCGCGAACGAGCGGGCGATGTGCCTGAGTTGCTCGATTATTTTCTCGGGCAAGCCGCTGGTCGGGCCGGTTGCGAACCTTGTACGTTGTCGCCCGGCGCGCGCGACATGCTGCTCGCGTATCGTTGGCCGGGAAACGTGCGCGAGTTGCAAAACTTGATGACGCGCGCCGTCGTGCTCAACGGCGGCAACTCGATCTCGGCCGATGAGCTGCGACCGTGGTTGATCGCCGGCGACGGTGCGGGCTCGTCGCACGACGCGGCCTCGCCGGCGCCGATCGGCTTGAGCCTACATGAAATGGAACGCCGGCTCATCGAAGCGACGCTCGAACGCTACGACGGCCATCGCGCGAAGACGGCCGAAGCGCTCGGCATCGGCCTGCGAACCTTGACGGCCAAGATCAAAGAATATGGTTACCCGTCCGGCGCGAAACGCTTAGCCGCTGCCGGCTGATTAAGTCGCGAACACACCACTTCATTCGCATCGAAAGCAACGCTATGTCGACCACCGACGGACCCAGCAAATCGCCTCACTTTCGCGCAGATTCGGCGCACGGCAACGCGCCGAATCTGCGCGTTGCCGGCAGAGGCCCGACGTCAAGGTTTACCGCGGCGCTTGCCGGCAGCGGCGGCGCGAAGTCGCGTTCCGTCGCTGCAAACGGCATGCTGCGCAAGCGGTTAGGTGCCGGCAGAACGAAGATGCAACTAGTGATTGATCTACTGTCGGCACGTCGCTTGCTTTACAAGTCTTCCGAGAAACGGAGGTAGTCGAACGATGCTCAACGAAATGTTCGCGAATTCGCCGATTCCCGTGCTCGAGCAACTGGTGAACTTTTCCCAGTCGCGACACAAAGTCTTGGCTTCGAACATCGCCAACATCGACACGCCCGGCTACCGGACGCGCGATCTGTCGGTCGAGCAGTTTCAAAGCAAGTTGAAGGATGCGATTCACGTTCGAGACAACGACGCGAGCAGCTCGCTCATGGACTCCTCGATCCATGTCGACCCGTTCGACAAAGTCCGCGAAGGGATGAACAACATTCTCTATCACGACAAAAGCAACGTCGGGATCGAGCAGCAAGTGGCCGAGATCACGAAGAACCATATGCAACACAACCTAGCGCTGACGATCATCAACAGCCAGTTCCGACTCTTGCAAACCGCAGTCTCCGAACGCGCATAAGAATTTACTGACCCCTGATCCCTGACCTCCGACCCCTGCCAAACCTATGTTCTCCTCACTCGATGTCAGCACCAGCGCTCTTGTCGCTCAGCGGATGCGGCTCAATGCCGTGTCGAGCAACATCGCGAATATGTCGACCACGCGCAACGAGGCCGGCGAGTCGAAGCCGTACGATGCCCGGTTCGTCGTCTTTCAGACGGCGCCCGAGATCGGCAAGTCGGAAGGAGCGGCAGGCGTACGCGTGTCGGAGATCGGCACGGAAGAACAAGAGCCGATCTGGAAGTATCAGCCCGGCCATCAAGACGCCGTGAAAGAAGGGCCGCGCGAAGGTTGGGTCGCCTATCCGCGCATCAGCCTCATGACCGAATTCACCGACGCCATCGAAACCACGCGGGCCTACGAAGCGAACGTCGGCGTGATCGAAGTGACGAAAGACATGACGCAGCAGACGCTGAGAATCCTGGCCTAACGAAATTCGCAGAGTTCGACGGATCGCAAGCTTCCTTTTTGATTCGAGACGCACATGGCTCTTCCCATCACCGGCCTCGCGAGCACGATTCCCGCGATTCCGTTGCCGCCGTCTATCGGCAAGAGCGAGGGAGCGGCAGGAGGATCGTTTCAAAATTTTCTCGCCGACTCGTTGAAGCAAGTCAACTCGATGCAAGCGGAAGCGAATCAAGCGGTCGAGTCGATGGCGACGGGTGGCGAAGTGAATCCGGCCGAAGTGCTCACCGCGGTGCAGAAGGCCGACCTCGCGTTTCGTCTGACGATGCAGATTCGCAACAAGCTCGTCGCGGCTTATCAAGAAATACAAAACATTCGGATCTAACCACCTCGATTCGACACCGATCGGGCCCGCGCATGATGCGCTAGGCCGGCAGACTGCAACGGATCACGGAGCGTTCCACGGATGGACTTCCTCAATAAGCTTTTCGCGCAACTGAACGACTT
The sequence above is a segment of the Planctomycetia bacterium genome. Coding sequences within it:
- a CDS encoding sigma-54 dependent transcriptional regulator — translated: MNLRSTLKVHDEKSTAPGRVLVVDDHQQARESVAFTLRQSGYAVQCCSSAVEALKRQEREQFDVVVTDLKMPGMTGLEFLAELKRRKAPLEVILVTAYATVATAVEAMRQGAFDFLEKPFNVEALEDLVGRAMRHRTVAAAGLALATVDDAAGPVMIGSSPQMQALRMRIARAAPTNETVLITGESGTGKELVAGTVHALGSRATKPLVSLNCPALSSHLMESELFGHERGAFTGAETRRSGRFEAAHMGSILLDEITELELPLQAKLLRVLQERRFERVGSSETIDVDVRVLATTNRDLRRETAEGRFREDLYYRLAVIPLHVPALRERAGDVPELLDYFLGQAAGRAGCEPCTLSPGARDMLLAYRWPGNVRELQNLMTRAVVLNGGNSISADELRPWLIAGDGAGSSHDAASPAPIGLSLHEMERRLIEATLERYDGHRAKTAEALGIGLRTLTAKIKEYGYPSGAKRLAAAG
- a CDS encoding phosphatidylserine decarboxylase family protein, with the protein product MDSSETTAASRAEVEPLPANVRSVQPGGGVCCSIELAWGHVRRAILKRVRPIYVRRMAALRRGDPTGAPHELLDPRDLKFCRNQCTAHWAPEDDRFAWRDRLPFARWGLAELVLMGVPLTLLTIGLALSPYWYLAIAVGVVLGWVISFFRDPSRVVPVGPGLVVAPADGTIAEITRLDHDPFIGGPAVRIGIFLSIFNVHLNRSPIDARVARLRYHPGKFLNALNPESAILNENMVIGLEETTAPYRKLVVRQIAGLFARKIVCDLKPGQEVRRGERFGMIKLGSRTEIILPDEAGLEITVKVGDKVQAGSTLFAKLPKSS
- the mdh gene encoding malate dehydrogenase; the encoded protein is MRRAKITIVGAGNVGATTAHWCAAAELGDIVLLDIPMTEGMPKGKALDLMQASPIVGFDSNIVGTTSYDDTRDSDVVVITAGIARKPGMSRDDLLGTNAKIVGSVAAEIKQSSPNAVVIVVSNPLDAMVQRAFQVTGFAPSKVIGQAGVLDTARYRTFLAMELGVSVEDIQAMLLGGHGDTMVPVPSCTSVGGIPISQFIKPERLAEIVQRARVGGAEIVGLLKTGSAYYAPAAAVTQMVEAIVRDKKRLIPVAAYCDKEYGVGGYYVGVPVILGSGGVEKIIELNLTEQERGDFRKSIDAVKELVGAMAKLTG
- a CDS encoding HAMP domain-containing histidine kinase; this encodes MSDHFIRADGAHRSDSYAQSSESAAQHEGAPSGEGPATIELLNLQTVMSAWQDATSRLEQTHAALRSEVSRLSHELAVKNRELARKNRLADLGQIASHVAHEVRNNLVPVSLYAGLLRRRLSDDPGSAEVLEKIQAGLTALDAMVHDMLNFTADKEPTLGIVGVRALVEEVLASLRPQFAAQGIALRLDVATSTIVAADREALRRAVLNLVLNALDAMPHGGELAVTGVDCRNGVELEIADSGPGLSDEARRRAFEPFFTTKASGIGLGLAIVYRLVESHGGNVTACNCPEGGAAFTIRLPRRAQAQEAAA
- the pssA gene encoding CDP-diacylglycerol--serine O-phosphatidyltransferase, producing MHRIRAVAVLPTLFTLGNLICGFFAIVAAARVEAPTSAETPTTQAIQSVGPMQMMTEWRKEDPVHNCMLAGWLIFLAMVFDALDGHVARLAKVTSDFGAQLDSLCDAVTFGVAPAFLLVKMCPGFTFNHSKLIWIIAAAYACCAALRLARFNVESDDDDDHMNFSGLPSPAAASVPAAFAILFYTLRLDTTTWEHVPRIDTILQTTLPFLALIVALLMVSRIPYPHLMNQVFRGQRSFGHVIGVVFALAAVMVLPGYMLPLVCVGFALSGPVRYAYQELMQRKPHDEPLF
- a CDS encoding flagellar protein FlgN, yielding MTTSSTSLLIDLIGRKHDCLVALRDLGLRQRELIDAGDMTQLLGVLAEKQRTIVQLQTLEQDLNPFRADDPERRAWSSEAERVRCASLAERSARLLAEILESEKRSEDVLRRRRDDTAEQLAAAQVSGTARGAYAEADRYQPSSLDLSTEY
- a CDS encoding dienelactone hydrolase family protein; its protein translation is MNRIDMLGDRTRRDAPSADFAAELAADLAGDFGAARAVQAGGDGLSTLFGPVHYETNYAYPLLVWMHGRGQTERQLVKVMPLISLRNYVAVAPRGTVRTEEVRRVAGPASTGRPSFTWSQRPEAVDVAIQRIFSAVDEAREQYHIARHRIFLAGVDAGGTMAWRAALAHPDRFAGAISFGGPFPEGRSPLSRLLEARRLPLFLAHGRDDASFSEARVSEQLRLFHSAGLQVSMRQYPCGAQLAPQMLTDIDRWMMDVVTGATTCVD
- a CDS encoding tetratricopeptide repeat protein, which encodes MAKAEKAAEAAAKPSLADRLRAVRRLPHWVRANGIKAAVIFSVAFSVMGAMLFGWAVMSAKSRQERIEAAYTPSDAFEALDAGDLPKALHIAQLAQRNGNLSTDDAGGPAFIFGVAALHRADTPLIVQQRRAHQIAAHWFEEAYRRGLPEGREAQGLYYTGKSFYLAERYAEAVPILQKALLADAKTAVELRRYLARSLFLKAEPNVAAALEEIDRYLAEKEPDQHDRRVATLERAEMLLRLGRLDDARAAVATIPADIKLAAEASLLEARIVFQQARLAMLPKSDETKLSPSSVLASPAASPEVQTQLNSAVVLLEKAKKLDSMSTVVTTQACYVLGLVYDALGKVDEAAEQFHQAYRRAVDSPEGFAARIQSAHLLRRRDKSDDSVVLYDEVLKEMGPENRYSNRWLPFPELKSRMLASYQDFFQRKQYVAAAKLADLLPRLLDEDLAVQLAADAHAARARQLMAGDGGPPLDARHPPEAVRELYRLAAKLHERLAVLHFSTRDYPEQIWASSKYYLLGRDYDNAARQLRKYLEVDSRIHQASALVGLAEVMLTKERHAEAIVLLKQCLEAHPRDPAVFRARLLLSDVYGEMNQWDKAEKSLLENLESNALTPSGEEWRRSLFALGHMLFDLARYDEAAGRLDEAVERYPEDPETCDARYCAAESHRRIAQRVESEIPTDALPIERAKFSRVAEVEFRKALEHFEQTIQMARTPGPSYFDEVGRLAMLRNALFARGSVLHSLARYDDSIRAYQTAVAAFPQSPAVLDAYLQMADCHRRMRRANEARGTIEQAKLMLERIPKDARFDTVSNYGREEWTRLLNSLGSL
- the flgB gene encoding flagellar basal body rod protein FlgB; translated protein: MLNEMFANSPIPVLEQLVNFSQSRHKVLASNIANIDTPGYRTRDLSVEQFQSKLKDAIHVRDNDASSSLMDSSIHVDPFDKVREGMNNILYHDKSNVGIEQQVAEITKNHMQHNLALTIINSQFRLLQTAVSERA